The Virgibacillus dokdonensis genome includes a window with the following:
- a CDS encoding D-arabinono-1,4-lactone oxidase — MKEAYWKNWAETVYFEPHQVAYPTSINEVCQLVKKANVKKQQVRVIGAGHSFTPIFVSEDYLLSLDKLSGIVSMDGQKQTAVVLAGTRLYDLAKHLAAKGFSQENLGDINMQSLAGAILTGTHGTGIQFGSLATQVVELKMVNAEGELLTINAESEVPLQAAAVSLGLLGIVVEVTIRIIPSPTYRFESKKMHFQDVLQNMDHFIAENRHFECYLFPYSDTVQIKMMNLSDQKPQSIRRHQLEALVVENYVYQFLSEVARVVPPTTYWISRLSAKAIGSSVIHAKSCDLFATARNVRFREMEYSIPLENVREALIAIRTKMAKEGYQVHFPIEVRMVKGDDLWLSTAYERDYAYIAIHMYRGMPYEKYFQDMDSVLQVYEARPHWGKMHNMNMDQLQRLYPKLEAFLWLREQLDPTGLFLNAYFEKLFAISNKGNVERLQNSVTFTS; from the coding sequence ATGAAAGAGGCATATTGGAAAAATTGGGCAGAGACTGTATACTTTGAACCACATCAAGTAGCCTACCCAACATCTATTAATGAAGTGTGTCAACTTGTTAAAAAAGCTAATGTAAAAAAGCAGCAAGTACGAGTAATTGGTGCAGGTCATTCGTTTACTCCTATTTTTGTGAGTGAAGATTATCTTCTTTCTTTGGACAAATTATCTGGCATAGTCTCTATGGATGGGCAGAAACAAACTGCCGTTGTATTAGCTGGGACACGTTTATATGATTTGGCAAAGCACCTTGCGGCTAAAGGTTTTTCACAGGAGAACTTAGGGGATATTAACATGCAAAGTTTAGCAGGTGCCATATTAACAGGGACCCATGGGACAGGCATTCAATTCGGTAGCCTTGCTACACAAGTAGTGGAATTAAAAATGGTTAACGCTGAGGGTGAACTCTTAACTATAAATGCAGAAAGTGAAGTACCATTACAGGCTGCTGCAGTTTCTTTAGGATTATTAGGTATAGTAGTCGAGGTGACCATTCGGATCATTCCTTCTCCTACGTATCGTTTCGAAAGCAAGAAAATGCATTTCCAAGATGTACTTCAAAACATGGATCATTTCATAGCAGAAAATAGGCATTTTGAATGTTACCTGTTTCCATATTCTGATACTGTCCAAATTAAAATGATGAATCTATCTGATCAAAAACCGCAATCAATTAGAAGGCATCAATTAGAGGCATTAGTAGTTGAAAACTATGTTTATCAGTTTCTTTCGGAAGTAGCAAGAGTAGTACCGCCAACAACATATTGGATTAGTCGTTTATCCGCCAAAGCTATTGGCTCTTCCGTCATTCATGCGAAAAGCTGTGATCTTTTCGCTACAGCTCGTAACGTCCGCTTTCGTGAAATGGAGTATAGTATTCCATTGGAAAATGTACGAGAAGCATTAATCGCTATACGAACGAAAATGGCGAAGGAAGGTTACCAAGTGCATTTTCCAATTGAGGTCAGGATGGTAAAAGGAGACGATTTATGGCTAAGTACGGCATACGAGAGGGATTACGCTTATATTGCTATCCATATGTATCGTGGAATGCCGTATGAAAAGTATTTTCAAGATATGGATTCTGTTTTACAGGTGTACGAGGCAAGACCACATTGGGGAAAAATGCACAATATGAATATGGATCAATTACAGAGATTATATCCTAAACTGGAGGCGTTTTTATGGCTACGCGAGCAACTAGATCCGACAGGGCTGTTTTTAAATGCCTACTTTGAAAAGTTGTTCGCAATAAGTAATAAAGGTAATGTGGAGAGGCTGCAAAACAGTGTGACTTTCACATCATAG
- a CDS encoding lysozyme family protein, translated as MMKNNRRLSKAVKRTVFVGVGLFLLFIGISLFFQRFMLTQPDSQTGPIISEQVLDYRPLVVKYAKKYEVEEHVDTLLAMMMQESSGQGDDPMQSSESYCGERGCIQDPEVSIKQGVYYFSQTLKAAGGDVLTAIQSYNFGKGFVDYIREQGDDFSQEAAIQFSQKMYAADPDKEKYRCLRDGAQELDACYGDIYYVKSVMAYKDKLKED; from the coding sequence ATGATGAAGAACAACAGGAGATTGTCAAAAGCAGTTAAACGAACGGTGTTTGTAGGAGTCGGCTTATTCCTTTTATTTATCGGTATATCATTGTTCTTTCAACGATTTATGTTAACACAACCTGATTCACAGACAGGTCCGATAATTAGTGAACAAGTTTTAGATTACCGCCCTTTAGTAGTAAAATATGCTAAAAAGTATGAAGTGGAAGAGCATGTTGATACGCTTCTCGCTATGATGATGCAAGAATCTAGCGGGCAAGGGGATGATCCAATGCAATCATCAGAAAGTTATTGCGGAGAACGTGGATGTATTCAAGATCCGGAAGTATCTATTAAACAAGGAGTCTATTATTTTTCACAAACATTGAAAGCAGCAGGTGGCGATGTATTAACGGCTATCCAATCGTACAATTTTGGAAAAGGATTCGTCGATTATATTCGCGAGCAAGGGGACGACTTTTCACAAGAAGCAGCCATTCAATTTTCGCAAAAAATGTATGCAGCAGATCCTGACAAAGAGAAATACCGCTGTTTACGTGACGGGGCGCAAGAACTTGATGCTTGCTATGGCGATATTTATTATGTTAAATCTGTGATGGCATATAAAGATAAATTAAAAGAAGATTAA
- a CDS encoding RidA family protein yields MNKAIHTEKAPAALGPYSQAIVAGDFLYVSGQIGINPETGEMAEGIHEQTKQVLENIQAILKEAGTDLAKAVKFSIYLQSMQNFAAVNEIYGGYLQEPYPARSTMEVGKLPKDALVEMDVIIHLKA; encoded by the coding sequence ATGAATAAGGCAATTCATACAGAAAAGGCACCCGCTGCGTTAGGTCCATACTCACAGGCTATTGTAGCAGGTGATTTCCTTTATGTATCTGGGCAAATTGGGATTAATCCAGAAACAGGGGAGATGGCAGAAGGAATTCATGAGCAGACAAAACAAGTTTTAGAAAATATTCAAGCTATTTTAAAAGAGGCGGGAACAGATTTAGCTAAAGCAGTTAAATTCTCCATTTATTTACAATCAATGCAAAATTTTGCTGCCGTCAATGAAATCTATGGAGGCTATTTACAAGAGCCATATCCGGCAAGATCAACAATGGAAGTGGGCAAATTACCAAAAGACGCGCTCGTTGAAATGGATGTTATTATCCATTTAAAAGCGTAA
- a CDS encoding DUF1450 domain-containing protein yields MGIVVVEVCDGNAITSIHIEEILEKEFPEVAVLMNDCLSFCGLCRVKPYALVNNRRIFGNTPEECLEKIRTAIKEELAVYE; encoded by the coding sequence ATGGGTATTGTCGTAGTCGAGGTCTGTGACGGAAATGCAATCACTTCTATTCATATAGAGGAAATCTTAGAAAAAGAATTTCCTGAAGTAGCTGTGCTCATGAATGATTGTCTATCTTTTTGCGGATTATGCAGAGTAAAACCATATGCACTCGTTAACAATCGACGCATTTTCGGAAACACGCCAGAAGAATGCTTAGAGAAAATAAGAACTGCCATTAAAGAAGAGCTAGCTGTATACGAATAA
- a CDS encoding MATE family efflux transporter, producing MASEKVKRITLFGLTWPIFIEIFLHMLMGNADTLMLSQYSDKAVAAVGVSNQVLSVVIVMFGFVAQGAAILIAQNLGARNNQQAGEISVLSINLNLLFSLFLSVVLFFGAQYILQLMDLPQEIMNEASGYMQIVGGLIFIQALIMTLGAILRSYGYTKDTMNVTIGMNILNVIGNYFVIFGPFGFPVLGVEGVAYSTAISRFIGVIVLFYLFLKRNQGEIQVAYFFRFPKSYVKRLLQIGIPSAGEQISYNASQMVITYFVAQLGTIAITTKVYAQNIMMFIFLFSIAIGQGTQILVGHLVGAGDIEAAYKRVMKSLKISIVISLSMATVVYFYSSQLLGIFTDDTTILETGAGLLLMTVVLEPGRAFNLIMISSLRAAGDVKFPVYIGVAVMWGIGVTFAWFFAIYLNLGLIGIWISFIADEWMRGLFMLRRWRNRNWVSMSFVKSETKSHH from the coding sequence ATGGCTTCAGAAAAAGTGAAAAGGATCACATTATTTGGGTTAACATGGCCGATTTTCATTGAAATTTTCCTACATATGTTAATGGGAAATGCGGATACATTAATGTTAAGTCAATATTCCGATAAGGCCGTTGCAGCTGTTGGTGTCTCTAACCAAGTACTGTCGGTAGTCATTGTCATGTTTGGCTTTGTAGCACAAGGAGCAGCCATTCTAATTGCGCAAAACCTAGGTGCTAGAAACAACCAACAGGCTGGAGAGATTTCTGTTTTATCTATTAATCTAAACCTGTTATTCTCCCTATTTTTAAGCGTCGTGTTATTTTTCGGTGCACAATATATTCTTCAATTAATGGATCTCCCTCAAGAAATCATGAACGAAGCATCTGGATACATGCAAATTGTAGGTGGGCTCATCTTTATACAAGCATTAATTATGACTCTAGGCGCTATTTTACGTAGCTACGGATATACGAAAGATACCATGAATGTCACCATCGGCATGAATATATTGAATGTCATTGGAAATTATTTTGTCATTTTTGGACCATTCGGCTTTCCTGTTTTAGGGGTAGAAGGGGTTGCCTACTCTACTGCGATTAGCCGTTTTATAGGTGTTATTGTCCTATTTTACTTATTTCTAAAACGAAACCAAGGGGAAATTCAAGTAGCATACTTTTTCCGTTTTCCGAAAAGCTATGTAAAACGATTATTGCAAATTGGCATTCCATCTGCAGGTGAACAAATCTCTTATAACGCCAGCCAAATGGTAATTACTTATTTTGTAGCCCAGCTTGGCACAATTGCAATAACGACGAAGGTTTATGCGCAAAATATTATGATGTTTATTTTCTTATTTTCCATCGCTATTGGTCAAGGTACACAAATTTTAGTTGGACATTTAGTTGGCGCAGGAGACATAGAAGCAGCATATAAGCGTGTCATGAAAAGCCTAAAAATATCAATTGTTATTTCCTTATCAATGGCTACGGTTGTATATTTTTACTCCAGTCAGTTACTAGGGATTTTTACAGATGATACGACGATATTGGAAACAGGGGCAGGCTTATTGCTAATGACAGTTGTACTGGAACCCGGAAGAGCATTTAATTTAATCATGATCAGCTCTTTACGAGCAGCTGGCGATGTAAAGTTTCCAGTTTATATTGGCGTTGCTGTGATGTGGGGCATTGGAGTTACTTTTGCATGGTTCTTCGCTATTTATTTAAATTTGGGTCTTATTGGTATTTGGATTTCCTTTATTGCTGATGAATGGATGCGAGGATTATTTATGCTAAGACGTTGGCGAAACCGTAATTGGGTATCCATGAGTTTTGTAAAATCAGAAACGAAATCACATCATTGA
- a CDS encoding MFS transporter, whose translation MWFANFFVAGSMTMVIPFISLYIDSMGNFSDAYVQNWSGWTFAITFVTAFIFSPIWGRIGDKYGRKKLLIFSATGMGLSIFLMGFATSVWQLFLLRLLMGVATGFIPMSQAFISTQTPKHIAGKVLGTLQTGSITGTLMGPLLGGTLADAFGYANTFKWVSITIFFSAVIVFFGVKEIKANLADGERDEKSYTKKQVLQHIVSRPVLLIVMLISALVQIAHFSVQPILSLFVQEIHGPASIAFFSGVAFSAAGLGNLLMSRRLGRLGDKIGYIKVLIALLFMAGIVYLPGAWVTNIWQLVILRFLLGIAIGGIIPVRIAYIRQTAPLSMQGEVLGYNTSLRFLGNIIGPALGGVIAGFFGFSAVFLFTSILLLVSGAIMLYFWYKHEYASKHPQTHSLFAKRG comes from the coding sequence ATGTGGTTTGCTAATTTTTTTGTGGCTGGAAGTATGACAATGGTAATCCCATTTATTTCTTTGTACATTGACTCCATGGGAAACTTCTCTGACGCTTATGTCCAGAATTGGTCAGGCTGGACCTTTGCGATCACCTTTGTCACCGCGTTTATCTTTTCGCCAATCTGGGGGAGGATTGGTGATAAATACGGACGGAAAAAGTTGCTTATCTTCTCTGCAACAGGAATGGGGCTATCTATATTTTTAATGGGTTTCGCTACTTCCGTATGGCAACTATTCTTACTTCGCCTATTGATGGGTGTCGCTACAGGTTTTATTCCCATGTCCCAAGCATTTATTTCCACGCAGACGCCAAAGCACATCGCTGGAAAAGTACTTGGAACACTACAAACTGGTAGCATTACAGGAACATTAATGGGCCCCCTTTTAGGTGGAACACTTGCTGATGCATTTGGCTATGCTAATACATTTAAATGGGTATCCATCACCATTTTCTTTTCGGCCGTCATTGTGTTCTTTGGCGTGAAAGAAATAAAAGCAAATCTCGCTGATGGGGAAAGAGACGAAAAATCATATACAAAAAAGCAAGTCCTTCAGCATATCGTTTCTCGCCCAGTCTTACTCATTGTCATGCTAATCTCAGCTTTAGTTCAGATCGCTCACTTTAGCGTACAACCAATCCTTTCCTTGTTTGTTCAAGAAATTCACGGACCAGCAAGTATTGCTTTTTTCTCTGGAGTAGCATTCTCTGCGGCTGGACTTGGTAATCTACTAATGTCAAGAAGGCTTGGCAGACTAGGGGACAAAATTGGTTATATTAAAGTACTCATCGCATTATTATTTATGGCTGGAATTGTTTATCTACCCGGAGCTTGGGTAACCAATATATGGCAACTCGTTATTTTACGCTTTTTACTCGGTATTGCCATAGGCGGAATTATCCCTGTACGTATCGCTTATATTAGACAAACTGCCCCGCTATCCATGCAAGGAGAAGTACTTGGCTACAATACAAGCCTACGCTTTTTAGGCAATATTATCGGTCCAGCATTAGGCGGCGTAATTGCTGGATTTTTCGGGTTTTCTGCAGTATTTCTGTTCACGAGTATACTGCTATTAGTCAGTGGAGCTATCATGCTCTATTTTTGGTATAAACACGAATACGCTTCTAAACATCCACAAACTCACTCCTTATTTGCGAAAAGAGGGTAA
- a CDS encoding DUF1002 domain-containing protein has translation MTKKISKLLIITLIAVFMLGTNLSVSADSGASDTSSINEKLGPPIVVYGAQLSDNQRAEVKDLLNVKDQDQVDEYDVSGQDAAKYINGNPNSNMYSSAKITRQEAGNGLTINIVTPDNITEVTKEMYANALLTAGVENATVDVASPVKVSGHSALTGIYKAYDVEGEQLDKERMELANEELDVATQLANKEGMNQEKVSQLLTDIKKTIAEQNPATKEEVEQIVQEQLDKLEITLSDKDRQLLIDLIDKMRDLNINFDQVKNQLDDITSAIKDKADELGLDEGFWEKVGNFFRELFEAISNFFKGLFS, from the coding sequence ATGACCAAAAAAATAAGTAAACTTCTCATCATTACACTAATCGCAGTGTTCATGCTTGGGACGAACCTATCTGTTTCTGCTGACAGTGGAGCAAGTGATACGAGTAGTATTAATGAAAAATTAGGTCCACCTATCGTCGTATATGGCGCGCAACTCTCTGACAACCAGCGAGCAGAAGTGAAGGATTTATTAAATGTTAAAGACCAAGATCAAGTGGATGAATATGATGTGTCTGGACAAGACGCAGCGAAATATATTAATGGCAACCCAAATTCAAATATGTATTCCAGCGCTAAAATTACTCGTCAGGAAGCTGGAAACGGTCTAACAATTAATATTGTAACCCCTGATAATATTACAGAAGTAACCAAAGAAATGTATGCAAATGCATTGTTAACTGCAGGCGTCGAGAATGCGACAGTGGATGTTGCTTCTCCTGTAAAGGTGAGTGGACACTCTGCTTTGACAGGAATATATAAAGCTTATGACGTCGAAGGAGAACAGCTTGATAAAGAACGTATGGAGTTAGCGAATGAGGAGCTTGACGTAGCCACACAGTTAGCGAATAAGGAAGGCATGAATCAGGAAAAAGTTAGTCAATTACTTACAGATATTAAAAAGACGATTGCTGAGCAAAACCCGGCAACGAAAGAAGAAGTGGAGCAAATTGTTCAAGAGCAATTGGATAAATTGGAAATAACGTTAAGTGATAAAGACCGCCAATTATTAATTGATTTAATTGATAAGATGCGTGACCTAAACATTAATTTTGACCAAGTAAAAAACCAATTAGACGATATTACATCTGCCATTAAAGATAAAGCAGATGAACTTGGTTTAGATGAAGGTTTTTGGGAAAAGGTCGGGAACTTCTTCCGTGAACTTTTCGAGGCAATTAGTAACTTCTTTAAAGGGTTATTTAGTTAG
- a CDS encoding 3D domain-containing protein → MKKIVASFATGMIIAGTAATTVSAEEYDVKQGDNLWNIANEYNTTVEQLVDVNELKTTTIQPKQTLIINKQAKMKYKIQQGDTLSGIGHKYGVSVEDIKEWNNLDSDLIVAGQNLTLEGVTVSNDKPAKEEPQAQPKQTQKEQQPVTKTKAPAKEEQATPAPSKPATSQKAPEQTKQEKPQGQSFSVTATAYTASCDGCSGVTATGVNLNNNPNAKVIAVDPNVIPLGSKVYVEGYGYATAADTGGAIKGNKIDVHVPNKGDAMNWGVRTVNVTVVE, encoded by the coding sequence ATGAAAAAGATTGTGGCTTCATTCGCTACTGGTATGATTATTGCTGGCACTGCTGCTACTACAGTATCAGCAGAAGAGTACGACGTGAAACAAGGAGATAACCTTTGGAATATTGCAAATGAATACAACACAACTGTAGAACAGTTAGTTGATGTAAATGAATTAAAAACGACTACCATTCAACCAAAACAAACTCTTATTATAAATAAACAAGCAAAAATGAAATATAAAATTCAACAAGGAGATACACTAAGCGGGATCGGTCATAAGTACGGTGTATCTGTAGAAGATATTAAGGAATGGAATAATCTAGATTCCGATTTAATTGTCGCTGGTCAGAATTTAACGTTAGAAGGCGTAACAGTTTCCAATGACAAGCCAGCAAAAGAAGAACCACAAGCACAACCAAAACAAACGCAAAAAGAACAGCAACCAGTTACAAAAACGAAAGCACCTGCAAAAGAGGAGCAAGCAACACCAGCTCCTTCTAAACCAGCAACGAGCCAAAAGGCGCCTGAGCAAACAAAGCAGGAAAAGCCTCAAGGTCAATCATTTTCTGTAACAGCAACAGCTTATACAGCAAGTTGTGATGGATGCTCTGGTGTAACAGCAACAGGTGTTAATTTAAATAATAATCCGAATGCAAAAGTCATTGCGGTTGATCCAAATGTCATTCCATTAGGCTCCAAAGTGTATGTAGAAGGCTATGGCTATGCAACTGCTGCTGATACTGGTGGTGCTATTAAAGGAAATAAAATTGACGTACATGTTCCAAATAAAGGCGATGCTATGAATTGGGGCGTCAGAACAGTTAATGTAACAGTTGTAGAATAA
- a CDS encoding ABC transporter ATP-binding protein yields MEDTIVYAHKLSKTFKQKEAVRNVSFSIAKGEVVAMLGPNGAGKTTTLSLVLGLLKPTKGKVQVFQQPPQSMHVRERIGVMLQEVRMMDGLKTKEMLQLFRSYYPNPLALSEMIALTGLANADLTTKVEKLSGGQRRRVNFAVCLAGDPDFIVLDEPTAGMDTTSRVKFWKTIHQLAERGKTILFSTHYLQEADDTAKRIILLHQGQKIADGATEEIKHQLSRQYVSFRLNGKLNRAKLNVPDVLAIEEREERIYLETKNTDALISYIMQHFSNAYDLRIDKGSMDDVFETLVQGSRENE; encoded by the coding sequence ATGGAAGACACGATTGTTTATGCACACAAGTTAAGTAAAACATTTAAGCAGAAAGAAGCGGTACGCAATGTATCGTTTTCTATCGCTAAAGGGGAAGTCGTTGCTATGCTAGGCCCAAACGGTGCGGGGAAGACGACAACACTTTCGCTTGTTTTAGGTTTATTAAAGCCGACAAAAGGTAAGGTGCAAGTTTTTCAGCAACCCCCACAAAGTATGCACGTTCGGGAGCGAATTGGTGTGATGTTACAAGAAGTAAGAATGATGGATGGCTTAAAAACGAAAGAAATGTTGCAATTATTTCGCTCCTATTATCCAAACCCTTTAGCCCTTTCTGAGATGATTGCGCTAACTGGGTTAGCTAATGCAGATTTGACTACAAAAGTAGAAAAGCTTTCTGGAGGGCAACGAAGAAGAGTGAACTTTGCTGTTTGTTTAGCAGGAGATCCAGACTTCATCGTTTTAGATGAACCGACAGCAGGGATGGATACGACTTCGAGAGTGAAATTTTGGAAAACGATTCATCAATTGGCGGAACGAGGAAAGACAATTTTGTTCTCTACACATTATCTTCAGGAAGCAGATGATACGGCAAAGCGAATTATTTTGCTACATCAAGGACAGAAAATTGCTGATGGAGCTACCGAAGAGATAAAGCATCAATTATCGAGGCAATATGTCTCTTTTCGTCTAAATGGAAAATTAAATCGAGCAAAGCTTAATGTGCCAGATGTGTTAGCAATAGAAGAACGAGAAGAACGAATTTATTTAGAAACGAAAAATACCGATGCGTTAATTTCCTATATTATGCAGCATTTTTCAAATGCCTATGATCTGCGAATAGATAAAGGCAGTATGGATGATGTATTTGAAACTTTAGTACAAGGGAGCAGAGAAAATGAATAA
- a CDS encoding ABC transporter permease: MNKILYSCIAEVKRAIRNPYYVLWSLLIPVCFYVIFTKVFTFNDNAADQALWEAHYLMSMAAFSVMGSSVMTVGIRLVQDKQQGFITFLKVTPLPEYVYIISQMVGQSVIHILSILVIFFAGALLNDVSLTAMQWVLSGVWILFGSLVFLALGTLVGTMNKVETASGVSNILFLGLALLGGMWMPLNAMPTLFQDIATWLPSYHYANGPWEIIRGNSPAWNNIFMLIVFLCLFMVLSVYIRRKQEGL, encoded by the coding sequence ATGAATAAAATACTATATTCATGTATTGCGGAAGTAAAACGTGCCATTCGCAACCCATATTATGTACTTTGGTCGCTCCTTATACCAGTTTGTTTTTATGTTATTTTTACGAAGGTGTTTACATTTAATGACAATGCTGCAGATCAAGCATTATGGGAAGCGCATTATTTAATGTCGATGGCTGCTTTTAGTGTGATGGGCTCTAGTGTAATGACCGTAGGCATTCGTCTTGTGCAAGATAAACAGCAAGGGTTTATCACGTTTCTAAAAGTAACCCCATTACCCGAATATGTCTATATCATTAGCCAAATGGTAGGGCAAAGTGTTATTCATATTTTATCCATCTTGGTTATATTTTTTGCAGGTGCCCTCCTTAACGATGTGTCGCTAACGGCTATGCAATGGGTGCTTAGTGGTGTATGGATTTTATTCGGTTCTCTCGTTTTTTTAGCTTTAGGTACACTTGTTGGGACAATGAATAAAGTGGAAACAGCAAGTGGCGTAAGCAATATTTTATTTTTAGGACTGGCATTACTAGGTGGCATGTGGATGCCTCTAAATGCAATGCCTACGCTTTTCCAAGATATTGCTACATGGTTACCTTCCTATCATTATGCGAATGGACCATGGGAAATTATTCGTGGAAATAGTCCAGCGTGGAATAATATATTTATGCTTATCGTGTTTTTATGTTTGTTTATGGTATTATCAGTTTATATAAGACGGAAGCAAGAAGGGCTGTAA
- a CDS encoding sensor histidine kinase, whose translation MTAQTKWELFPKKYGFFPYIFLIYLFIPATLLMKEDGIKQVVGYLLLLLFLISYRQLYHEEGTGRFAFWLGLQMIIIGYQSMVYDYNFLYLGFFTANFIGWYADKKQFQAAWFALMGTLPLPILYHVIFTGDFSKEQFYMIPFLIVILVSPFGIRSMIKNMELEKELDEANAKIKELVKREERTRIAQDLHDTLGHTLSLITLKSQLVERLITKDAKRAIEEVSEIETTSRSALDQVRELVTDMKAQTLAEEVVQAEQLLKAANMNVQINFPFEMHVDSSLTEHMLSLCLKEAVTNVVKHSRASKCWLLYREEEQAIIIQVKDNGIGIDNQSVEGNGLVGMKERLALVDGSLSVSKNSGTTVEMKVPKVKKPEKEGEIHA comes from the coding sequence ATGACGGCACAAACCAAATGGGAACTATTTCCAAAAAAGTATGGATTTTTCCCTTATATATTTCTCATTTATTTATTCATACCTGCAACGTTACTAATGAAAGAAGACGGAATAAAGCAAGTAGTTGGTTACTTGCTTTTACTGCTGTTTTTAATTAGTTACCGTCAACTTTATCATGAAGAAGGGACGGGCAGATTTGCTTTTTGGCTTGGTCTGCAAATGATCATTATTGGTTATCAGAGCATGGTTTACGATTATAATTTCCTATATCTTGGGTTTTTCACGGCTAATTTTATTGGTTGGTATGCGGATAAAAAACAATTTCAAGCAGCTTGGTTTGCTTTAATGGGAACGTTGCCACTTCCTATTTTGTATCACGTGATATTTACAGGTGACTTTTCGAAGGAGCAGTTTTATATGATTCCATTTTTAATTGTTATTTTAGTTTCTCCTTTTGGAATTCGGTCTATGATTAAAAATATGGAATTGGAAAAAGAGTTAGATGAAGCAAATGCAAAAATCAAAGAGTTGGTTAAACGAGAAGAAAGAACACGAATTGCGCAAGACCTTCATGATACGCTTGGCCATACGCTGTCACTAATCACATTAAAAAGCCAATTAGTGGAACGATTAATTACGAAGGATGCTAAACGTGCCATAGAGGAAGTGAGCGAAATTGAAACCACATCTAGATCAGCGCTCGATCAAGTTCGAGAATTGGTAACGGATATGAAAGCGCAAACGTTAGCCGAAGAAGTAGTACAAGCGGAGCAGCTATTAAAAGCAGCAAATATGAACGTACAGATAAATTTTCCATTTGAAATGCATGTTGATTCATCCCTCACAGAGCATATGCTTAGTCTTTGTTTAAAAGAAGCAGTAACAAACGTTGTTAAGCATAGTCGAGCGAGTAAATGTTGGTTGCTCTATCGAGAAGAAGAGCAAGCGATCATTATACAAGTGAAAGATAATGGCATTGGTATAGATAATCAGAGCGTGGAAGGGAATGGGCTTGTAGGGATGAAAGAAAGACTAGCCTTAGTAGATGGCTCGCTATCTGTAAGTAAGAATAGTGGAACAACGGTAGAAATGAAAGTTCCCAAGGTGAAAAAACCAGAGAAAGAAGGGGAAATCCATGCTTAA
- a CDS encoding response regulator transcription factor, giving the protein MLKIVIAEDQKMLLGAIGSLLNLEVDMEVIGQAVNGDEVWRLIQEKQPDVCLLDIEMPGKSGLEVAGLLNKLKQRPRIIVLTTFAKPGYFEKAVKAGVDGYLLKDRSIEELTAAIRKVVHGEKVYSQELMVDYMCDPNPLSEREQEILRLVAEGKTTKELTNILYLSYGTIRNYLSEIMQKLEAKNRLEAVDIARNKGWI; this is encoded by the coding sequence ATGCTTAAAATTGTAATAGCAGAAGACCAAAAAATGTTGTTAGGTGCAATCGGTTCTTTATTGAATTTAGAAGTGGATATGGAGGTGATCGGTCAAGCAGTGAATGGCGATGAGGTATGGAGACTCATCCAAGAAAAGCAACCAGATGTTTGTTTGTTGGATATTGAAATGCCTGGGAAAAGTGGTTTGGAGGTAGCGGGGCTGTTAAATAAACTAAAGCAACGCCCACGGATCATTGTCTTAACAACGTTTGCAAAACCAGGTTATTTTGAAAAAGCGGTCAAAGCTGGCGTAGATGGTTATTTATTAAAGGATCGTTCTATTGAAGAACTAACAGCAGCTATTCGTAAAGTAGTGCATGGTGAAAAGGTGTATAGTCAAGAACTCATGGTCGACTACATGTGCGATCCTAACCCTTTAAGTGAGCGAGAACAAGAAATTTTGCGACTAGTAGCTGAAGGAAAAACGACCAAAGAGTTAACAAATATTTTATATTTGTCTTATGGTACGATTCGTAACTATTTGTCTGAAATCATGCAAAAATTAGAAGCGAAAAATCGTTTAGAAGCGGTTGATATCGCTCGAAATAAAGGGTGGATTTGA